One genomic region from Rosa rugosa chromosome 1, drRosRugo1.1, whole genome shotgun sequence encodes:
- the LOC133725403 gene encoding receptor-like protein EIX1 isoform X1, with translation MNCVGSVYICEDIFLVYIPFSIAYHKNSRSMGHSTALFLLLSFLLLSGTSYLDRVTLGFCNADPNVGCMDIERKALLKLREGLTDPSDRLSSWVGVDCCKWRGIGCNKTTGRVDSLNLRNPYVDVSESDDGTLHALGGEINPSLLVLKDLVYLDLSMNNFGGLELPSFIGSLEKITYLNLSGASFGGVIPANLGNLSKLLHLDLGNNAAESDLRWLSSLSSLQFLNLGGAYLTKAAPYWLPTVNMLPSLLELHLPGCGLSILPPTLPHINFTSLLVLGLSANGFNSTLSPWLFNLTELVSLDLSMNNLNGELPETLGSSLTHLKNLDLSENSDIGGQLPRNLGMLCNLQSLELSINKVTGEITEFIDSLSTCTNSSLERLDLGYNSLTGNLPNSLGLLKKLRHLTLWSNSFQGSIPESIGNLTSLEEFYLARNKLGGVIPESFGQLSSLVAVDLSENTWEGVVTEAHFLKLRSLKDVSIQKASPNISLVFNISSKWIPPFKLRYLNLRSCQLGPKFPAWLRNQTELVTVVLNNAKIADTIPDWFWQLDLLLDELDVAYNQLGGKVPNSLSFSYPANADLSANMFEGPLPLWSRNITTLYLRDNLFSGPIPSNIGDVMPSLSDLDISRNGLSGSIPLSLGNLSLLTTMVLSNNYLSGEIPHFWNNIPFLYIVDMSNNSLSGTIPRSMDSLGSLLYLILSSNNLSGELPSLRNCTGMKSLDLGENKFFGNIPAWIGESMLSLLILRLSSNSFTGSIPSNLCGLSNLHILDLSHNNLSGHIPRCVGNLSGLKTSLFSDKDTSYLYQGKLKVVAKGRVQDFDPTLYLVNSLDLSNNNLSGEMPRELTSLIKLWTLNLSMNHLTGVMPSRIGSLESLETLDLSVNQLSGSIPQSMVSLTFLNHLNLSYNNLSGTIPTGNQFNSLVDPSIYEGNTALCGYPLPDCQVNGGTPQGPMGGGEDKAFEMWGFIISMVIGFVMGFWGVCGSLVISKSWRKTYFQFTDKMIVACIRKYQGAQEI, from the coding sequence ATGAATTGCGTTGGTTCTGTATATATTTGCGAAGATATCTTTCTAGTCTATATACCATTTTCCATTGCATATCATAAGAACTCAAGAAGCATGGGACACAGTACTGCATTGTTCCTCCTCCTTTCATTTTTACTACTGTCAGGAACTTCATACCTTGACAGAGTCACACTTGGTTTCTGCAATGCAGATCCTAATGTGGGTTGCATGGATATCGAGAGGAAAGCCCTTCTAAAGCTCAGAGAGGGACTCACTGATCCTTCAGACCGGCTTTCATCTTGGGTTGGAGTAGATTGCTGCAAATGGAGAGGTATAGGCTGCAACAAGACAACTGGACGCGTGGACAGCCTTAATCTTCGCAACCCGTATGTAGATGTTTCGGAGAGTGATGATGGAACACTGCATGCTTTAGGAGGTGAGATCAATCCTTCATTGCTTGTTTTGAAAGATTTGGTTTACTTGGATTTGAGCATGAATAACTTTGGAGGTCTAGAACTTCCAAGTTTCATTGGATCACTAGAAAAAATAACATATCTCAATCTATCTGGTGCATCATTTGGTGGAGTAATTCCCGCCAATCTTGGAAACCTTTCAAAATTGCTTCATCTTGATCTCGGTAATAATGCTGCTGAGAGTGATCTCAGATGGCTTTCCAGTCTTTCTTCCTTACAGTTTCTTAACTTGGGAGGAGCATACCTTACCAAGGCTGCACCATATTGGCTTCCCACTGTTAATATGCTCCCTTCACTTCTTGAATTGCATTTGCCTGGTTGTGGACTTTCCATCCTTCCACCTACTCTTCCTCATATCAATTTCACATCACTTTTGGTTCTTGGCCTCTCTGCCAATGGTTTCAACTCCACACTTTCTCCCTGGTTGTTCAATCTGACTGAACTAGTCAGCCTTGACCTAAGTATGAACAATCTCAATGGAGAACTTCCAGAAACACTCGGGAGTAGTTTGACTCATCTGAAGAACCTTGATTTGTCAGAGAATTCAGATATCGGAGGTCAGTTGCCGAGAAACTTGGGAATGCTATGCAATTTGCAGTCTCTTGAACTTTCAATCAACAAAGTTACTGGTGAGATAACTGAGTTCATTGATAGTTTGTCTACATGCACAAACAGCAGCTTAGAGAGGTTGGATTTAGGTTATAACAGTCTGACAGGAAATTTGCCTAATTCATTGGGACTTCTTAAGAAGTTAAGACACCTCACGTTGTGGTCCAACTCATTTCAGGGTTCTATCCCAGAATCTATTGGAAACTTGACATCTTTGGAGGAATTTTACCTTGCAAGAAATAAACTGGGTGGAGTCATCCCAGAAAGTTTTGGGCAGCTCTCATCACTCGTTGCAGTAGATCTCTCTGAAAACACATGGGAAGGTGTTGTAACAGAAGCTCATTTTCTGAAACTTCGAAGCTTAAAAGATGTGTCAATCCAGAAAGCCTCCCCAAACATTTCCCTAGTTTTCAACATTAGTTCTAAATGGATACCTCCTTTCAAATTGAGATACTTGAACCTTAGATCATGTCAATTGGGTCCCAAATTTCCTGCATGGCTTAGAAATCAGACTGAGCTTGTCACGGTGGTCCTCAATAATGCTAAGATTGCAGATACCATACCAGATTGGTTTTGGCAGTTAGATTTGTTATTGGATGAACTAGATGTTGCTTACAATCAACTAGGCGGCAAGGTGCCCAACTCGCTAAGTTTCAGCTATCCTGCTAATGCTGATTTGAGTGCAAACATGTTTGAGGGCCCCCTCCCACTTTGGTCAAGAAACATTACAACGCTCTACCTCAGGGATAATTTGTTTTCAGGGCCAATTCCTTCAAACATTGGTGATGTGATGCCGTCCTTGTCAGATTTAGACATCTCTAGGAACGGTTTGAGTGGAAGCATTCCCCTGTCTTTAGGTAATCTAAGCCTACTGACAACCATGGTTCTCTCAAATAATTACTTGTCTGGTGAAATTCCTCATTTCTGGAACAATATACCATTCTTGTATATTGTAGATATGTCAAACAACAGCCTCTCTGGTACAATTCCAAGATCCATGGATTCTCTTGGTTCACTCTTGTACTTGATTCTCTCTAGTAACAACTTGTCAGGCGAACTTCCTTCATTGAGAAACTGCACTGGCATGAAGAGTCTTGATCTTGGGGAAAATAAGTTCTTTGGAAACATTCCGGCGTGGATAGGAGAAAGCATGCTCTCTTTGTTGATTTTACGCTTGAGTTCCAACTCATTCACCGGAAGCATTCCTTCAAACTTGTGTGGCCTTTCCAATCTTCACATATTGGACCTCTCACACAATAACCTGTCTGGTCATATTCCCCGCTGTGTTGGTAACTTGAGTGGCTTGAAAACATCTTTATTCTCAGATAAAGATACATCATACCTTTACCAGGGAAAGTTGAAGGTAGTGGCAAAAGGAAGAGTGCAAGACTTCGATCCCACTCTCTATCTTGTTAATAGCCTAGATCTCTCAAACAATAACTTATCAGGTGAGATGCCGAGGGAGCTCACGAGCCTGATAAAGTTGTGGACCTTGAATTTATCCATGAATCATCTGACAGGAGTAATGCCATCAAGGATTGGGAGCTTGGAGTCGCTAGAAACTCTTGATTTGTCAGTAAACCAGCTTTCAGGTTCCATTCCACAGAGTATGGTTTCATTGACATTCTTGAATCATCTAAACCTCTCATACAACAACTTGTCTGGGACAATCCCAACAGGCAACCAGTTTAACAGCCTGGTTGATCCATCAATATATGAAGGCAATACCGCTCTTTGTGGTTATCCGTTGCCTGATTGCCAAGTCAATGGTGGAACTCCTCAGGGTCCAATGGGAGGTGGAGAAGACAAAGCCTTTGAAATGTGGggtttcatcatcagcatggtGATCGGTTTCGTTATGGGGTTCTGGGGAGTTTGTGGGAGTTTGGTCATCAGCAAGTCTTGGAGGAAGACATATTTCCAGTTTACTGACAAAATGATTGTTGCTTGTATACGGAAATACCAGGGGGCACAGGAAATTTAA
- the LOC133725403 gene encoding receptor-like protein EIX2 isoform X2 codes for MNCVGSVYICEDIFLVYIPFSIAYHKNSRSMGHSTALFLLLSFLLLSGTSYLDRVTLGFCNADPNVGCMDIERKALLKLREGLTDPSDRLSSWVGVDCCKWRGIGCNKTTGRVDSLNLRNPYVDVSESDDGTLHALGENSDIGGQLPRNLGMLCNLQSLELSINKVTGEITEFIDSLSTCTNSSLERLDLGYNSLTGNLPNSLGLLKKLRHLTLWSNSFQGSIPESIGNLTSLEEFYLARNKLGGVIPESFGQLSSLVAVDLSENTWEGVVTEAHFLKLRSLKDVSIQKASPNISLVFNISSKWIPPFKLRYLNLRSCQLGPKFPAWLRNQTELVTVVLNNAKIADTIPDWFWQLDLLLDELDVAYNQLGGKVPNSLSFSYPANADLSANMFEGPLPLWSRNITTLYLRDNLFSGPIPSNIGDVMPSLSDLDISRNGLSGSIPLSLGNLSLLTTMVLSNNYLSGEIPHFWNNIPFLYIVDMSNNSLSGTIPRSMDSLGSLLYLILSSNNLSGELPSLRNCTGMKSLDLGENKFFGNIPAWIGESMLSLLILRLSSNSFTGSIPSNLCGLSNLHILDLSHNNLSGHIPRCVGNLSGLKTSLFSDKDTSYLYQGKLKVVAKGRVQDFDPTLYLVNSLDLSNNNLSGEMPRELTSLIKLWTLNLSMNHLTGVMPSRIGSLESLETLDLSVNQLSGSIPQSMVSLTFLNHLNLSYNNLSGTIPTGNQFNSLVDPSIYEGNTALCGYPLPDCQVNGGTPQGPMGGGEDKAFEMWGFIISMVIGFVMGFWGVCGSLVISKSWRKTYFQFTDKMIVACIRKYQGAQEI; via the exons ATGAATTGCGTTGGTTCTGTATATATTTGCGAAGATATCTTTCTAGTCTATATACCATTTTCCATTGCATATCATAAGAACTCAAGAAGCATGGGACACAGTACTGCATTGTTCCTCCTCCTTTCATTTTTACTACTGTCAGGAACTTCATACCTTGACAGAGTCACACTTGGTTTCTGCAATGCAGATCCTAATGTGGGTTGCATGGATATCGAGAGGAAAGCCCTTCTAAAGCTCAGAGAGGGACTCACTGATCCTTCAGACCGGCTTTCATCTTGGGTTGGAGTAGATTGCTGCAAATGGAGAGGTATAGGCTGCAACAAGACAACTGGACGCGTGGACAGCCTTAATCTTCGCAACCCGTATGTAGATGTTTCGGAGAGTGATGATGGAACACTGCATGCTTTAGGAG AGAATTCAGATATCGGAGGTCAGTTGCCGAGAAACTTGGGAATGCTATGCAATTTGCAGTCTCTTGAACTTTCAATCAACAAAGTTACTGGTGAGATAACTGAGTTCATTGATAGTTTGTCTACATGCACAAACAGCAGCTTAGAGAGGTTGGATTTAGGTTATAACAGTCTGACAGGAAATTTGCCTAATTCATTGGGACTTCTTAAGAAGTTAAGACACCTCACGTTGTGGTCCAACTCATTTCAGGGTTCTATCCCAGAATCTATTGGAAACTTGACATCTTTGGAGGAATTTTACCTTGCAAGAAATAAACTGGGTGGAGTCATCCCAGAAAGTTTTGGGCAGCTCTCATCACTCGTTGCAGTAGATCTCTCTGAAAACACATGGGAAGGTGTTGTAACAGAAGCTCATTTTCTGAAACTTCGAAGCTTAAAAGATGTGTCAATCCAGAAAGCCTCCCCAAACATTTCCCTAGTTTTCAACATTAGTTCTAAATGGATACCTCCTTTCAAATTGAGATACTTGAACCTTAGATCATGTCAATTGGGTCCCAAATTTCCTGCATGGCTTAGAAATCAGACTGAGCTTGTCACGGTGGTCCTCAATAATGCTAAGATTGCAGATACCATACCAGATTGGTTTTGGCAGTTAGATTTGTTATTGGATGAACTAGATGTTGCTTACAATCAACTAGGCGGCAAGGTGCCCAACTCGCTAAGTTTCAGCTATCCTGCTAATGCTGATTTGAGTGCAAACATGTTTGAGGGCCCCCTCCCACTTTGGTCAAGAAACATTACAACGCTCTACCTCAGGGATAATTTGTTTTCAGGGCCAATTCCTTCAAACATTGGTGATGTGATGCCGTCCTTGTCAGATTTAGACATCTCTAGGAACGGTTTGAGTGGAAGCATTCCCCTGTCTTTAGGTAATCTAAGCCTACTGACAACCATGGTTCTCTCAAATAATTACTTGTCTGGTGAAATTCCTCATTTCTGGAACAATATACCATTCTTGTATATTGTAGATATGTCAAACAACAGCCTCTCTGGTACAATTCCAAGATCCATGGATTCTCTTGGTTCACTCTTGTACTTGATTCTCTCTAGTAACAACTTGTCAGGCGAACTTCCTTCATTGAGAAACTGCACTGGCATGAAGAGTCTTGATCTTGGGGAAAATAAGTTCTTTGGAAACATTCCGGCGTGGATAGGAGAAAGCATGCTCTCTTTGTTGATTTTACGCTTGAGTTCCAACTCATTCACCGGAAGCATTCCTTCAAACTTGTGTGGCCTTTCCAATCTTCACATATTGGACCTCTCACACAATAACCTGTCTGGTCATATTCCCCGCTGTGTTGGTAACTTGAGTGGCTTGAAAACATCTTTATTCTCAGATAAAGATACATCATACCTTTACCAGGGAAAGTTGAAGGTAGTGGCAAAAGGAAGAGTGCAAGACTTCGATCCCACTCTCTATCTTGTTAATAGCCTAGATCTCTCAAACAATAACTTATCAGGTGAGATGCCGAGGGAGCTCACGAGCCTGATAAAGTTGTGGACCTTGAATTTATCCATGAATCATCTGACAGGAGTAATGCCATCAAGGATTGGGAGCTTGGAGTCGCTAGAAACTCTTGATTTGTCAGTAAACCAGCTTTCAGGTTCCATTCCACAGAGTATGGTTTCATTGACATTCTTGAATCATCTAAACCTCTCATACAACAACTTGTCTGGGACAATCCCAACAGGCAACCAGTTTAACAGCCTGGTTGATCCATCAATATATGAAGGCAATACCGCTCTTTGTGGTTATCCGTTGCCTGATTGCCAAGTCAATGGTGGAACTCCTCAGGGTCCAATGGGAGGTGGAGAAGACAAAGCCTTTGAAATGTGGggtttcatcatcagcatggtGATCGGTTTCGTTATGGGGTTCTGGGGAGTTTGTGGGAGTTTGGTCATCAGCAAGTCTTGGAGGAAGACATATTTCCAGTTTACTGACAAAATGATTGTTGCTTGTATACGGAAATACCAGGGGGCACAGGAAATTTAA